A single genomic interval of Festucalex cinctus isolate MCC-2025b chromosome 16, RoL_Fcin_1.0, whole genome shotgun sequence harbors:
- the nap1l1 gene encoding nucleosome assembly protein 1-like 1 isoform X3, with the protein MADMDNKDQAEMDPADMEDVEEVEEEETVENSKSKARQLTEQLMQNPQILAALQEGLDGLNGSPSGYIESLPKVVKRRINALKNLQVKCAHIEAKFYEEVHELERKYAALYQPLFDKRSDIVKAAYEPTDEECEWKADEEEELTVSKQDEMKEKAKLEEEKKDEEKEDPKGIPEFWLTVFKNVDLLSDMLQEHDEPILKHLQDIKVKFSDPGQPMSFGLEFHFEPNDFFTNTVLTKTYKMRSEPDESDPFSFDGPEIISCTGSTIEWTKGKNVTLKTIKKKQKHKGRGTVRTVTKTVPNDSFFNFFTPPEVPENGELDEDSEAVLAADFEIGHFIRERIVPRAVLYFTGEAIEDDDDDYDEEGEEADDEEGEEEADEENDPDYDPKV; encoded by the exons CTCGTCAGCTGACAGAGCAGCTTATGCAGAATCCACAGATACTGGCTGCGCTACAGGAGGGGCTTGATGGCCTCAACGGTTCACCATCAGGGTACATTGAGAg CTTACCAAAAGTTGTGAAGCGACGCATCAACGCCCTGAAGAACCTGCAAGTGAAGTGCGCCCACATTGAGGCAAAGTTCTACGAGGAGGTCCACGAGCTAGAGAGAAAGTACGCCGCCCTTTACCAGCCACTCTTCGACAAA AGAAGTGACATTGTCAAAGCAGCGTATGAGCCCACAGACGAGGAATGTGAGTGGAAAGCAGATGAGGAGGAAGAGCTGACAGTAAGTAAGCAG GATGAGATGAAGGAAAAGGCAAAGctagaggaggagaagaaggacgAGGAGAAGGAGGACCCTAAAGGTATCCCGGAATTCTGGTTAACAGTGTTCAAAAACGTGGACCTGCTCAGCGACATGCTGCAG GAACACGATGAGCCCATCCTCAAACATTTACAAGATATCAAAGTGAAATTCTCAGACCCAGGGCAACCAATG AGCTTCGGGTTAGAGTTCCACTTTGAGCCCAACGACTTCTTCACAAACACAGTGTTGACGAAAACCTACAAAATGAGGTCAGAGCCCGATGAGAGCGACCCTTTCTCCTTTGACGGACCTGAGATCATTTCATGCACAGG TTCCACAATTGAATGGACAAAGGGCAAGAATGTCACGTTGAAAACCattaagaagaagcagaagcacAAGGGCCGTGGTACAGTCAGGACAGTCACCAAAACAGTCCCCAACGACTCCTTTTTCAATTTCTTCACCCCACCAGAGG TTCCTGAAAATGGAGAATTG GATGAGGACTCGGAGGCAGTCTTGGCGGCAGACTTCGAGATCGGCCACTTCATCCGTGAGCGCATCGTTCCTCGGGCTGTGCTGTACTTTACGGGAGAGGCCATAGaggatgacgatgacgac TACGATGAAGAGGGAGAGGAGGCTGATGACGAG GAAGGCGAGGAGGAAGCAGACGAGGAGAACGACCCAGATTACGATCCTAAG